AACAAAACTGGACATTTTTCAAAGGTCTCGTCGCATTATGCGTTTTTCGTTAGACAGGATTTACAGGATATACAGGATTTCTTTTTGTTTTTCCGGCCTCCGGCGGGCAAAAAAGTATCCCGTGAATCCCGTCAATCCTGTCTAAATCTTTATTTCTTTTCCAGCGCCCACGTACCACTTGACTGATTCCTTCATGCCTTCCTTCACATCATATACCGGCTCATATCCCAAGAGACTCTTTGCTCTGGTAATATCTGCCAGGGAATGGCGGACATCTCCTTTTCTGGGGGGGGCATATTCAGGCTCTATGGCAGCGATTTCCGGCTTGAAAGGGAGAAGACCCTCCTTTATCAATTGGAATAACTGGTTGAGCGTTGTCCGCTCTCCATAGGCCACGTTGTAAACCTTGTTCAAGGCCTCTACGTTTTCGCATGTGGCGGCGAGAAGGTTGCTTTGCACGGTGTTATCAATGTGACAAAAGTCCCTGCTGGTTTCTCCGTCTCCATATATGACAGGCTGTTCCCCGGCCAAGAAGGCATTGATCCACTTGGGAATGACTGCAGCATAGGCGCCTTGGGGATCCTGACGTTTTCCAAAGACATTGAAATATCTGAGGCCGATGCTTTCCAGGCCATAGCTTGTGGCAAAAACATCAGCGTACAGTTCATTTACGTACTTGGTTACTGCATAAGGTGAAAGGGGACGTCCGATTTGATCTTCGACCTTGGGCAGCTTCGGGTGGTCTCCATAGGTTGAAGATGAAGCCGCGTAAACAAACCTCTTTACTCCTGTGTCCCTTGCTGCAACAAGCATATTCACAAAACCATCAATGTTACATTGATTGGTAGTAATTGGATCATCAATGGAGCGTGGAACACTTCCCAGGGCAGCCTGATGCAGGACATAGTCGACACCCTCACAAGCCTTAAGGCAATCAGACAAGTTCCTGATGTCTGCATCGAAAAAATCAAAACGTTGCCACTTTTCAGGACTTACTTCTTTCTTTACATCATCGAGGTTTTTCTGGTTTCCAGTGAAGAAATTGTCTAGCCCGACCACGGTCTGGTCCAGGTTAAGCAATTTCTCCAGAAGGCCGGAGCCGATAAATCCGGCCACGCCAGTGACCAGCCATTTTTTTGGGTTGGCTTTTAGGTCAGCTTTGACTTTGTCGATTTTGGACACGTGATTAACCTTTTGGTTAGACAGGATTTACAGGATATACAGGATTTACAAAAGGAATCTACCTTCCAGATACATCAGCTAAATTGCTAGTACCGATCTCGCCTTGTTTACAATACGAGTTGCATGCTCAATGCAAGTTTCAGCATCCTCGTCAATATAGGCAGCATCTGGGGTCAAATCGGGTAAGCCGTTCGGGTAGCGTGTTGGTATATAGAAGCGGTCCAGCAACATGCCACTTCTAAGGAGACTTTCAACATGTTCATATAGCATCAAATCGACATACCTTAGATCTTCTATCAGCTTTTTTATGGAATGTCCCCACGGATCCGCATCCGCAAAATACCATACCGCTTTAAGGGCCTTTTCCCCCGCCTGCTGGGCGTGAAAGCAGGCATGGGGAAATTTCTCGTTTCTTCTCAATATGGTGGCTGAATCCAGATCATCCTCGGCCGTTCTTAACCACCGTAGGGCTTCTTGGACATTTTTATCAACGCTCATAAATAGTCTGTCCTTCGTCCAGTATGCGTCTGATAAAAGGCCGGTGGGCTATAGCTTCCAATTCTTCAGGTGTATAGATTAAAAGGTCCACAGCCCTATCTTTGATAATATCGTAGACTTTTTCGAATTGTTCATATCTATCAAAGAAACGCCTCTTGGTTTCCATAAGGATCATCAAATCCAAATCACTTCTTCTCGACGCTGAATCCTGGGCGCATGATCCAAATAGCATGACTTTCTTGACACCTTTTTCCAGAAAGACTGGGGTAAGCAACGCCTTTATTCTGTCAAGGTCAGTCGCTTTCCTATATCCCGTCAATCGTGTTGATCCTGTCAAAATGCTTTAAACTCCTTTGTTCAGGGTGTAGTAGCTCGAATCTTTCCCGCCGCTGTAAGCCATAATAGCATCGTAGGCCAGCGCCTCGGCTTTGATTTGCTCTATTTGTTTATCCAGTCTCTGACACTAATCTTGCTTCTTGGCCGGGGCCTTGGCTATTGCCGATTCTTCCCGCACACAGTGGTTACAGATGCCTTTCTCGTGGAATTTGATGCCTGGAAAGATCTCGGGGAGGATGCATTGTGTGCAGAGCTTCAACTGGACTCTGGTTTGAGATAATTCCATAATATCTTTCCACTTTCTGACAGGCTCCGCCCCCTCAGTTTCCTCGGAGGAATCTGCTATAACTTGCTGAATTAATTTGTATTATATTTAGCCGGTTCGTTTGTGGGGAACCGGCTAACGTTTTGAACGATCTATTACCTTGCCCCGCTCTGGAGCAGCATAATCTTGGCCGTTTTGAACAAAATCAACAGATCCATGGCAAATGACATATTCTTGACGTAGAAAAGGTCATACTTTAGTTTTTCCATGGCGTCTTCAACTGAGGCGCCATAGCGATAGGAGACCTGAGCCCATCCTGTAATGCCCGGTTTGACGGTGTGACGTTCCGAATAATAAGGAATCCGTTCCGCCAGTTTTTTCACAAATTCAGGGCGCTCCGGACGGGGTCCCACAAAGCTCATTTCGCCCTTAAGCACGTTCCACATCTGTGGGATTTCATCCATGCGGTATTTCCGAAGGATTTTCCCCACGCGGGTAACGCGCGCGTCATCGTCTGTGGCCCAGCACGGGCCACTGTCCGCCTCAGCCTTGTCAATCATGGACCGGAACTTCAATACCTTAAAGATCCGGCCGCCCTCGCTGCATCGGTCCTGCCTGAAAAAGACCGGCCCTTTTGAGTCCAGCTTGATGGCCAGGGCAATGAGGGAGACCAGCGGCAATGTGACCAACAGACTCACGCCAGCTATGATAAAGTCTGCGGCACGCTTGGCGAACCGAGTCACCCGGGACTTCTTGAATCCATCTGAAAAGATGAGCCAACTGGGGTTGAGTTTTTCTATAAAGAGCTTGCCCGTCAATTCTTCATAAAGCGTCTCACCTTGCAGGACCTTTATCCCCTCCATCTTACAGCGCAATAGCTCCTTGGTCGGGAGTATTCCCCGTTTTTCGTCCAACGCCACAATGATTTTCGTTATATGAAGACTATCCGCCAACCCATACACAGTTCCGTTGTTACTAAAAACAGGAACGTCCCGGGGGGAGAAGCTCACAGAAGAGACGTCAGTCGTGGGCACAACCCCTGCCACTTGATAGCCGGAATCAGGACGGTCCTTGATTTCATCTATAATTTGCCGGGAAAGGTCTCCAAGACCCAGGATCATGACCTTTTCCGCAAACATCTTTTTTTTCAAGATCCAATTGTATGCATAACGCCAGGGCACCACAAGTAGTACAAGAAATACAAGACTAATAAAAAAAATGCCCCGCCCCATCATGAGCGAAGGAACAAAATAGTAGATAATGGCAAGGACGATGGATGCGACACCCATGGCCTTGGTCAGCCGCAGGCCCAACTCCACGTAAGTATCAGTGACCTTGAGATTATAGAGTTCGTTATAATAAAGGGAAATCTGACATACTACCATGATCAGGATCGCCTTGCTAATGACTTCGCCGGACAAAAAGGAGGCATGCACACTTCCCAAACGAAGAAAGGCGGCCACGAGCACCGCCATATAGATCAGGATCCCTTCTCCGATCACAAAGAGAAGGTTGCGCACCGGCACATCTCTGTTGAATATGCGTAGAATCATGGCGAAATATGAATAAGACAGGGCTTTAAGGATCTCACGAATTGTTTATCTTGTCAGTTGACGTGTGAAAGCGACAAGACAGCAAAGAACATCCGTCAAAACCTGTAGATCCAGGTAAATCAAGCACTACTCCAATATCAGTGTCTATTCTGGTAATACTTATAGTAGTACCTGTAACTTCTTGAGCCTTCAAGGTCGGCATTGAAAACCACCCCAATGATTCTTTCACGACCGATGTTGTCAATGGCTTTCGAGAGCAAGTTCCCGGAAGTTTTGCCAAAACGTACCACCAGAAGGACTCCGTCCACCATGGACGCCAAAAAAGAGGTCTCGGCTGTGAACTGAGCCGGTGGGGCATCGAGGATGATGTATCGATTCTCGTATCGGCCTTTGAGTTCTTCAACAAGAAGACGCATTTTTTCGGAACTAAGCAGCTCAGAAGGATTTGGTGGCGGTTTCCCACCTGCCAAAAGCGTGAGCTTTCTTTCCGGAGTCTTTAACAGATAAGGGGCCAGAGAGGTACCTTGCTCCAGATATTCACGTATTCCGGGCTGGGTGTTCATGCCAAACCATTGATGCACAGAAGGTCGCCGCAAGTCGCAGTCCACCAGCATGACATGCTCATTGATTCCGTGGGCGATGGTCACGGCCAGGTTGGCAGCCACCAAGGTCTTGCCGTCCAGAGGCTCGGGACTGGACACCATAATCGTCCTTAATGACCTGTCAGGCATGTTGACCAGCAATTTGGCGCGCAATACCCTGAAGCATTCTGCCGCCGGCGAAGCAGGTTCCAGAAGGGCGGCAATGTGGGAGTCTATTTCGGCATTTCCAAAACCAGCCTCGTCTGTTGTTGTCCTTGGTGGTCTAGTATCCAGCTTCAGCGCCTCCACATTTTCAGTTGGTATTTTGACTACCTTCCGCGGTGTGGGTCTGGGTGAAGAAAACTTCCTGGCAGTCTCCGCTTTTTTTAAGGCTTCGAAGAACTTACCCATTTTTTCGCTTCCTCTTGATGTGTTCAAGCCCGTGGCTACGCGCTCTGGACTTTGGCATAAATGATATTAGGATCCGGTCCTTTTGATCGTTTCCTGGCTGAAAAAAGACGGTCTAAGCATTGGGTCCATTTTCCATAGAAAATATAGGCCATATAGCAAGATTGAGGCCATTGAGACGACAGCCGCTGCAGACACTGCTTTCTTGACAAAAAATCTACGACGATCTTGATCTGTCGTAATCACTGGGATAGATACGAGTATCGGCATTTGGACATGGCTCTCCAGCTCTTTTGCGCTGAAGAAGCTGGGGTCTAAATACTCTCTCAAAAAAGCCAGGCCCAGGCCAACGGCTAGGGATACGAAGAATCCCAACAGCAAGACTTTCCTCGTGTTGGGCGTGAAAGGTTTGTCAGGCAACTTGGCAGGATCAAGAACCGTGAATTGTTCACCCTTCTGGGCCCTTTCCAGATTCTCTGCCAAGCCTGCCCTGAATTTCTTCTCGAGCAGAGACTGGTGGTTTCGCTGGAGCTCGTCGTAGCCACGGCTCAAATCAGTCAACATCTGTTCTATTTTGGGCCCAAGTTCAATGCGATGCAGATACGTTTCCATTTCCTTCTTGATTTTTTTCTTTTCTTGCACGACCTCGTGGATTTCCCTTTGGATTAACTCGAGTTGGGCGGCGAGGTCTTCCTTTTGAGCGTCGAAAAGCGAGGCGCCCTCTGAGACGGCAATTCCGGTTGACTCAATGTCGCCTCCAGGCTGCTCTGAATCAGCGTCTGGAGTGCTAGAATCGTGCTCCTTTTCCAACTTGGAGATAGCGGTCTGCAGCTTTATCACGTCAGGATGCCTGTCACTGTAACGGGATCTCAAATTCCTCAGTTGATTGCGGAGTTCCTCAATAGCTGGCGAGGACCAGTCCTCGGTCAGGCCACTGTTCAGGTCTCCAGTTTCCAGCAGGCCACCTCCTCCAATCTCAAAATCCCCGAATTGTGTTTCCATCCTCTCGATGTTCTTCAATTGAGTCTCAAGGAGGACCTTGCGGTCCTTGGTCTGTTCACTCGTGGCATTGATAGAGTCCAGTTGACGTTGGTAAAGGGATATCATTCGGTAGTTCTGGTCCATGTCTTCAGGGAGAACCCCCCTGTACTTCTCTTTGAACTCCCGCAGGCCCGTTTCCTTCTGCCGGAGGAGATCTTCTGCTTTCTCTAGTTCACGGTCTAGAAACCTCGTGGTACCCATCGCTTGGCTCTCACGGAGCCTCAGGTTGTCTTCAATGAAAAGATTGGTAATAGTTTCGGTGACATCTCTGACTTTGAAACGATCTTTCCCTTGGTAAGTGATTTCAAAGGCGTTGTGTCCACCTCTCAGGTCTATCTGGATATCGTCGCGAAAAGCCTCTACAGCATCAGTCATGGTTGCATCAGCAAGAATGTCGGCATAAAGATTGTACCTTTCAATAACCTTCTCAAGTTTCGTCCTGCTCTTGATTTGCTGTGTTATGGTTCTGAGACGGTTGGCCAAATCTACGGTTACAGTAGATCTTACGTAATCCCCTGGAACTTTCTGGGGTTCAATCAGGATAACGGTTTGTGCCTGGAACTTTCTGGGGGTCACAATGCAGTGCAAGATGGTAGCCAGGGAAATCACAAAAAAAGGCAGGACAATATACCAGAATCGTCTGAGCAAGGCGCCGGTAATGTACTGCATGTTCATGCCGTCTTTTGGGATCATAAATAAAACTGCTCCGCAATTTTATGAAACGCGGCTTCGCCGCTTAGAATTTGAGATTGTCAGGGAAATTGTCGCAAAACCAATATTATCATATTTCGTTATCGGAAAAGGCCCTGGCAAACTTTATACTGTGCCATATGAAATCCCTAACGGACTCAACAATAAGATTGCAAAAATTTTGTTTTTTCAAGCGGCATAGCCGCGTTACATAGAGTCGCGAAGCGACTCTATAATCGGAACGGATAAGCCGCTGTCAGGCGCAGCATGACCCGGTTGTCTTCAAACTCCTCACTTGGATCGTCTGAATCACGTTCCGAGTGCGTTCCTTGCAGAGAAAGGGAGAGCCGGCGCCAGAATGAAAAGGAAAGACCGGCGGTTGTGCGCCACACCTTGTCCGTTCGATCACGCAGGGCGTCTTCGCCGAAAAACTCTTCCCACCGGTAGCTTGCCGAACCAAAAATCCGAAGGTCCTCGGTCAAAAGATAGTCGGCAGATCCTGAAACCTGACGAAATTGCGTTGATCCCAAATCTTCCGAGGAGTAGTAGTCTTCGCCGTACCCGCCGCTGCCTTCAAGTCGCAGGGTTGTTCTTCTGGCACGGGTGATCAGACTCCCCGAAAAACTCACCCC
This sequence is a window from Deltaproteobacteria bacterium. Protein-coding genes within it:
- the tviC gene encoding Vi polysaccharide biosynthesis UDP-N-acetylglucosaminuronic acid C-4 epimerase TviC, translated to MSKIDKVKADLKANPKKWLVTGVAGFIGSGLLEKLLNLDQTVVGLDNFFTGNQKNLDDVKKEVSPEKWQRFDFFDADIRNLSDCLKACEGVDYVLHQAALGSVPRSIDDPITTNQCNIDGFVNMLVAARDTGVKRFVYAASSSTYGDHPKLPKVEDQIGRPLSPYAVTKYVNELYADVFATSYGLESIGLRYFNVFGKRQDPQGAYAAVIPKWINAFLAGEQPVIYGDGETSRDFCHIDNTVQSNLLAATCENVEALNKVYNVAYGERTTLNQLFQLIKEGLLPFKPEIAAIEPEYAPPRKGDVRHSLADITRAKSLLGYEPVYDVKEGMKESVKWYVGAGKEIKI
- a CDS encoding HEPN domain-containing protein; this translates as MSVDKNVQEALRWLRTAEDDLDSATILRRNEKFPHACFHAQQAGEKALKAVWYFADADPWGHSIKKLIEDLRYVDLMLYEHVESLLRSGMLLDRFYIPTRYPNGLPDLTPDAAYIDEDAETCIEHATRIVNKARSVLAI
- a CDS encoding nucleotidyltransferase domain-containing protein; the protein is MTGSTRLTGYRKATDLDRIKALLTPVFLEKGVKKVMLFGSCAQDSASRRSDLDLMILMETKRRFFDRYEQFEKVYDIIKDRAVDLLIYTPEELEAIAHRPFIRRILDEGQTIYER
- a CDS encoding TIGR03013 family PEP-CTERM/XrtA system glycosyltransferase, with the translated sequence MILRIFNRDVPVRNLLFVIGEGILIYMAVLVAAFLRLGSVHASFLSGEVISKAILIMVVCQISLYYNELYNLKVTDTYVELGLRLTKAMGVASIVLAIIYYFVPSLMMGRGIFFISLVFLVLLVVPWRYAYNWILKKKMFAEKVMILGLGDLSRQIIDEIKDRPDSGYQVAGVVPTTDVSSVSFSPRDVPVFSNNGTVYGLADSLHITKIIVALDEKRGILPTKELLRCKMEGIKVLQGETLYEELTGKLFIEKLNPSWLIFSDGFKKSRVTRFAKRAADFIIAGVSLLVTLPLVSLIALAIKLDSKGPVFFRQDRCSEGGRIFKVLKFRSMIDKAEADSGPCWATDDDARVTRVGKILRKYRMDEIPQMWNVLKGEMSFVGPRPERPEFVKKLAERIPYYSERHTVKPGITGWAQVSYRYGASVEDAMEKLKYDLFYVKNMSFAMDLLILFKTAKIMLLQSGAR
- a CDS encoding polysaccharide biosynthesis tyrosine autokinase, yielding MGKFFEALKKAETARKFSSPRPTPRKVVKIPTENVEALKLDTRPPRTTTDEAGFGNAEIDSHIAALLEPASPAAECFRVLRAKLLVNMPDRSLRTIMVSSPEPLDGKTLVAANLAVTIAHGINEHVMLVDCDLRRPSVHQWFGMNTQPGIREYLEQGTSLAPYLLKTPERKLTLLAGGKPPPNPSELLSSEKMRLLVEELKGRYENRYIILDAPPAQFTAETSFLASMVDGVLLVVRFGKTSGNLLSKAIDNIGRERIIGVVFNADLEGSRSYRYYYKYYQNRH